From Veillonella dispar, one genomic window encodes:
- a CDS encoding GNAT family N-acetyltransferase: MKEFRQLTVDDAAEYHEVLIAGYAENKNYPISFDAINFSQEESRAWILKYPVFGLYVDGSLVCSISFRMPWIPKATPDVYPHIAHFVTAPEHKGKGYAREVLAEAEDLLRNVYKTPAVTLGTAAEHPWLAKMYEGFGFREYKRTQLPGKVHTTIFFKKTL, encoded by the coding sequence ATGAAAGAATTTAGACAGTTAACCGTAGATGATGCAGCTGAGTATCATGAGGTGTTGATTGCGGGATATGCGGAGAATAAGAACTACCCTATATCCTTTGATGCCATCAACTTTAGCCAAGAAGAGTCTCGGGCGTGGATCTTAAAATATCCTGTATTTGGTCTCTACGTAGATGGCTCCTTGGTATGCTCTATTTCATTCCGTATGCCTTGGATCCCAAAGGCTACACCAGATGTATACCCGCACATTGCACACTTTGTGACAGCCCCTGAACATAAGGGGAAGGGCTATGCTCGTGAAGTCCTAGCTGAAGCAGAAGACTTGTTGCGCAATGTATATAAAACACCAGCCGTAACACTAGGCACTGCCGCAGAACACCCATGGCTTGCCAAAATGTATGAAGGCTTTGGCTTTAGAGAATATAAACGAACACAACTACCTGGGAAGGTACATACGACCATATTCTTTAAGAAAACATTGTAA
- a CDS encoding amino acid ABC transporter permease — MGHIIDSTYIYGTFFAVIPYVKVTLMITFLSVGLGTILGLLSCVLQQNKVPVLSQLSYLYVLLCRSIPNMVLLYLVYYGLPILFLALEDQTGVHVPFEKVPATFVAVVGLTLHTGAYLSEIFRAALQSVPKGQMEAAQAIGMTWFQAFRRIVLPQATVFALPLFTNQFLNTMKSTSIVFVITVIELFGAAKLYTEENSQYFEAYIVVAGLFWVMGIVFEFIFHRLEIYASKYKRGNAL; from the coding sequence ATGGGACATATTATTGATTCAACCTATATTTATGGCACCTTCTTTGCTGTCATTCCTTATGTGAAAGTAACCCTCATGATCACCTTCCTCAGTGTTGGTTTGGGTACAATCCTAGGACTATTAAGTTGCGTGCTACAACAAAATAAAGTACCTGTGCTCAGTCAGCTCAGCTACTTGTACGTATTGTTGTGCCGTAGTATTCCGAACATGGTTCTCTTATACCTCGTGTACTATGGCTTGCCAATTCTTTTCCTCGCCTTAGAGGATCAAACAGGGGTGCATGTGCCTTTTGAAAAGGTGCCAGCTACCTTTGTAGCCGTTGTAGGCTTAACCTTACACACAGGGGCGTATTTGAGTGAAATCTTCCGGGCTGCTTTACAATCTGTACCGAAAGGGCAAATGGAAGCGGCTCAAGCCATCGGTATGACTTGGTTCCAAGCGTTCCGTCGCATTGTATTGCCACAAGCGACAGTCTTTGCGTTGCCCCTATTTACTAACCAGTTCCTTAATACCATGAAGAGTACTAGTATTGTATTCGTTATTACCGTTATTGAACTATTTGGTGCTGCAAAGTTATATACAGAGGAAAATTCACAATATTTTGAGGCCTACATCGTGGTAGCCGGTCTATTCTGGGTGATGGGGATTGTCTTTGAGTTTATCTTCCATCGTTTAGAAATCTATGCAAGCAAATATAAACGAGGTAATGCATTATGA
- a CDS encoding transporter substrate-binding domain-containing protein, translating into MFNTKKLTKLFAIGALALGVLVVAGCGDDTSKDAKVNPDAKVINVATRGTVRPYSYTDDNGNLTGFDVELLKEIERRNPDLHFNFKPMAVDAAFVAMDAGQVDMIANQMRRNPTRESKYYYTNEVNNYSTRKLVVKNDRNDISKLDDLKGKKIAVTTSSEFNELVKQFNETANPPIDIIYTDKAGAETLNLVATGRADAAGEYEYVINSAIKDRGLPLKAVGDVLAVVPTYFLSKRTDDMKQVNEKIDKTMKEMRADGTLKKLSEQYLGGDYTFDPTQK; encoded by the coding sequence ATGTTTAATACAAAGAAATTGACGAAATTATTCGCCATCGGCGCATTGGCACTAGGCGTGCTTGTTGTAGCGGGTTGTGGCGATGATACATCTAAGGACGCAAAGGTAAATCCTGATGCGAAAGTGATTAACGTAGCTACACGCGGTACAGTTCGCCCGTATTCTTACACAGATGATAACGGCAACCTTACAGGTTTTGACGTAGAGTTGTTGAAAGAAATTGAACGTCGTAATCCAGACCTTCACTTCAACTTCAAGCCGATGGCCGTTGACGCTGCCTTCGTAGCAATGGATGCAGGCCAAGTAGATATGATCGCTAACCAAATGCGTCGTAACCCAACACGTGAATCAAAATACTATTACACAAATGAGGTTAATAACTACTCCACACGTAAATTAGTGGTGAAAAATGATCGTAATGACATTTCTAAATTAGATGATTTGAAAGGCAAAAAAATCGCCGTTACTACATCCTCTGAGTTTAACGAATTAGTAAAACAATTCAATGAAACAGCAAATCCACCAATTGATATTATCTATACAGATAAAGCAGGTGCTGAAACATTGAACCTCGTTGCTACTGGCCGTGCCGATGCAGCAGGTGAATACGAATACGTTATTAACTCTGCTATTAAAGACCGTGGTTTGCCACTCAAAGCTGTAGGCGATGTATTGGCAGTAGTACCAACCTACTTCTTGTCTAAACGTACAGACGACATGAAACAAGTAAACGAAAAAATCGATAAAACGATGAAAGAAATGCGTGCTGATGGTACGTTGAAAAAACTTTCTGAACAATATCTTGGTGGGGATTACACATTCGATCCAACACAAAAATAA
- a CDS encoding amino acid ABC transporter permease codes for MGKYFDVSYMIQAFPQLLNYVHVTVLITVISAILGVILGSIIAIIRLKKVPVLNQLFIVFISFMRGTPFLVQLFLIYFGVPEIMSHMGLNMKNVPGLVFVYAVFTLHIAAYSAEIMRSSIDAVAPGEKEAAKSLGMTEFQSYVRIILPQAFTMSIPPLTNLVIGMLKGTALIFNVGVVDMMRKADLMGGNSQRYLELFVDAAIIYGILIIIVSLLGRLLEKRFTVAGKETQRILISEE; via the coding sequence GTGGGCAAGTATTTTGATGTGTCCTACATGATCCAAGCGTTTCCACAGCTCTTGAATTATGTTCACGTAACGGTGCTCATCACCGTTATTTCTGCCATCTTAGGTGTTATTTTGGGCTCTATTATAGCCATCATTCGCCTCAAGAAGGTGCCAGTATTAAACCAATTATTTATTGTATTTATCTCCTTCATGCGGGGCACGCCGTTCTTGGTACAACTATTTCTTATTTACTTTGGTGTGCCAGAAATCATGTCCCATATGGGGCTTAACATGAAAAATGTGCCAGGTCTCGTATTCGTATACGCCGTGTTTACTTTACATATCGCAGCGTATAGTGCCGAAATCATGCGCTCCAGTATCGATGCGGTGGCGCCTGGTGAGAAGGAAGCCGCTAAAAGCCTTGGTATGACTGAGTTCCAAAGCTATGTGCGCATCATCCTGCCGCAGGCTTTCACCATGAGTATTCCACCGTTGACGAACCTCGTTATCGGCATGTTGAAAGGAACGGCCCTCATCTTTAACGTCGGCGTTGTGGATATGATGCGTAAGGCGGACCTCATGGGAGGCAATAGCCAGCGTTATCTTGAGTTATTCGTAGACGCAGCCATCATTTATGGCATATTAATTATCATCGTGTCCCTCTTGGGCCGATTGCTTGAAAAACGTTTTACCGTTGCGGGCAAGGAAACGCAACGCATTTTGATCAGTGAGGAGTAG
- a CDS encoding amino acid ABC transporter ATP-binding protein: MIDIKQVHKSFGNREILKGIDLHVPTGSVTVILGPSGSGKTTFLRTLNFLEKADAGTMQLNDISVDLHKASNKDILNVRRNTSMVFQSYNLFSNKTVIENIMEGLVTVKKMKKSEARQIAQRFLKEVGMEGYDDYYPVQLSGGQQQRIGIARALAMDPEVILFDEPTSALDPELVGEVLAVIRKIAKELKVTMIIVTHEIGFAKEVADQVVFMEGGVIVEQGDPKVVLEHPKEERTRKFLSRYLTLDSEQPLDSAAL, from the coding sequence ATGATAGATATTAAACAAGTTCACAAATCCTTCGGGAACCGTGAAATTTTAAAGGGCATTGACCTACATGTGCCAACGGGCTCTGTAACGGTTATCCTTGGCCCGTCTGGTAGTGGTAAGACGACGTTCCTTAGAACGCTTAACTTCCTTGAAAAGGCCGATGCAGGGACAATGCAGTTAAATGATATTTCCGTAGACTTACATAAAGCATCTAACAAGGATATCTTAAATGTCCGCCGTAATACATCCATGGTATTCCAGTCTTATAACTTGTTCTCTAATAAGACTGTTATTGAAAATATTATGGAAGGCCTTGTAACGGTTAAGAAGATGAAAAAATCTGAGGCCCGTCAGATTGCTCAACGCTTCCTCAAGGAAGTAGGCATGGAAGGCTATGATGATTACTATCCAGTACAACTTTCCGGTGGTCAACAACAACGTATCGGCATCGCTCGTGCCCTTGCGATGGACCCAGAGGTTATTCTCTTTGACGAACCTACCTCAGCCCTCGACCCAGAGCTGGTAGGTGAAGTATTGGCTGTAATTCGCAAGATTGCGAAAGAACTCAAGGTTACGATGATTATTGTAACTCATGAAATTGGCTTTGCCAAAGAAGTGGCGGACCAAGTCGTATTCATGGAAGGCGGCGTAATCGTAGAACAAGGGGACCCTAAGGTTGTCCTTGAACATCCAAAAGAAGAACGAACACGCAAATTCTTGAGCCGTTACCTTACACTAGATAGTGAACAACCTCTAGATAGCGCAGCACTTTAA